The Thunnus albacares chromosome 11, fThuAlb1.1, whole genome shotgun sequence genome contains a region encoding:
- the lacc1 gene encoding purine nucleoside phosphorylase LACC1 isoform X3, translated as MENRRRLALHAGFHPQPLRLVKVKHASDVWVMGKAEPESYDAIVTNQSGVILGAPGADCIPVLFADPVSMVIGVAHAGWKGTLMGVAMATVEAMVRDFGCQVSNIVVAIGPSVGACCFTLVKEQALDFHCIHPDCVLDPQSARPHVNIRLANRILLQEGGILPEHIHDDTVTDRSCVTPCTSCHPEAFFSRVRDGLNFGTQVGFLWIKENQKTGPPSSRQDGVELTK; from the exons GTGAAGCACGCCAGTGATGTCTGGGTTATGGGGAAAGCCGAGCCAGAGAGCTATGATGCGATTGTAACCAATCAGAGTGGGGTGATTTTAGGAGCTCCAGGGGCAGACTGCATACCAGTCCTGTTTGCTGATCCAGTGTCAATGGTCATCGGAGTCGCTCATGCAG GCTGGAAAGGAACCCTGATGGGAGTTGCTATGGCGACAGTAGAGGCCATGGTGAGAGACTTTGGTTGCCAAGTGAGCAACATCGTTGTGGCCATTGGCCCTTCAGTGGGGGCGTGTTGTTTCACCCTGGTGAAAGAGCAGGCGCTCGACTTCCATTGCATCCATCCAGACTGTGTCCTTGATCCGCAGTCAGCCAGACCACATGTCAACATCCGTCTTGCCAACAG AATTCTCCTCCAAGAGGGTGGGATCCTGCCAGAGCACATCCATGATGACACAGTGACAGACAGGTCCTGTGTGACGCCCTGCACTTCTTGTCACCCCGAAGCCTTCTTCTCCCGCGTCAGAGACGGACTCAACTTTGGCACCCAGGTGGGCTTCCTGTGGATCAAGGAAAACCAGAAAACAGGCCCACCCTCCAGCAGACAAGATGGTGTGGAACTGACAAAATGA